aaaaagattaatccaggttttgagtatatttcttattgttacatgggaaacaaggtaccagtagattctcacaaatccaacaagaccaagcattcatgatatgcacactcgtaaagctatgaaattgggctattagtagaaaaaagtagaaaagggggtgttcacaataatagtagtgtggcattcagtcagtgagtttgtcaattttgtggaacaaacaggtgtgaatcaggtgtcccctatttaaggatgaagccagctcctgttgaacatgcttttctctttgaaagcctgaggaaaatgagacgttcaagacaaaaaaaaaaaagttgattggagaggggaaaacttatacgcaggtgcaaaaaattataggctgttcatctacaatgatctccaatgctttaaaatggacaaaaaaaaccagagacacgtggaagaaaatggaaaacaaccatcaaaatggatagaggaataaccacaatggcaaaggctcacccattgatcagctccaggatgatcaaagacattctggagttacctgtaagtgctgtgacagttagaagacatctgtgtgaaggtaatttatttgcaagaatcccccgcaaagtcactctgttaaataaaagacgtgcagaagaggttacaatttgccaaagaacacatcaactggcctatagagaaatggaggaatattttgtggactgatgagagtaaaatcgttctttttgggtccaagagccgcacacagtttgtgagatgacccccaaactctgaattcaagccacagttcacagtgaagacagtgaagcatggtggtgcaagcatcatgatatgggcatgtttctcctactatggtgttgggcctatatatcgcataccaggtatcatggatcagtttggatatgtcaaaatacttgaagaggtcatgttgccttatgctgaagaggacatgcccttgaaattggtgtttcaacaagacaatgaccccaagcacactagtaaatgagcaaaatcttggttccaaaccaacaaaatgaatgcctcgcatatgtgaagaaatcacgaaaaactgtggttatacaaatcaaatcaaatcaattttatttatatagtgccaaatcacaataaacagttgccccaaggcgctttatattgtaaggcaaggccatacaataattacggaaaaaccccaacggtcaaaacgaccccctgtgagcaagcacttggcgacagtgggaaggaaaaactcccttttaacaggaagaaacctccagcagaaccaggctcagggaggggcagtcttctgctgggactggttggggctgagggagagaaccaggaaaaagacatgctgtggaggggagcagagatcaatcactaatgattaaatgcagagtggtgcatacagagcaaaaagagaaagaaacactcggtgcatcatgggaaccccccagcagtctaagtctacagcagcataactaagggatggttcagggtcacctgatccagccctaactataagctttagcaaaacggaaagttttaagcctaatcttaaaagcagagagggtgtctgtctccctgatctgaattgggagttggttccacaggagaggagcctgaaagctgaaggctctgcctcccattctactcttacaaaccctaggaactacaagtaagcctgcagtctgagagcgaagcactctattggggtgatatggtactatgaggtccctaagataagatgggacctgattattcaaaaccttataagtaagaagaagaatttgaaattctattctagaattaacaggaagccaatgaagagaggccaatatgggtgagatatgctctctccttctagtccctgtcagtactctagctgcagcattttgaattaactgaaggcttttcagggaacttttaggacaacctgataataatgaattacaatagtccagcctagaggaaataaatgcatgaattagtttttcagcatcactctgagacaagacctttctaattttagagatattgcacaaatgcaaaaaagcagtcctacatatttgtttaatatgcgcattgaatgacatatcctgatcaaaaatgactccaagatttctcacagtattactagaggtcagggtaacgccatccagagtaaggatctggttagacaccatgtttctaagatttgtggggccatgtacaataacttcagttttatctgagtttaaaagcaggaaattagaggtcatccatgtctttatgtctgtaagacaatcctgcagtttagctaattggtgtgtgtcctctggcttcatggatagataaagctgggtatcatctgcataacaatgaaaatttaagcaacaccgtctaataatactgcctaagggaaacatgtataaagtgaataaaattggtcctagcacagaaccttgtggaactccataattaaccttagtctgtgaagaagattccccatttacatgaacaaattgtaatctattagatgaatatgattcaaaccaccacagcgcagtgcctttaatacctatggcatgctctaatctctgtaataaaatttatatacaattaaatactagtttagtgattcaaaggattgctaaaaaagcatttttaacatgacagttttgagtttatagcgtcaacagcagatgctactattattgtgaacacccccttttctactttttttttttactaatagcccaatttcatagccttaagagtgtgcatatcatgaatgcttggtcttgttggatttgtgagaatctactggtaccttgtttcccatgtaacaataagaaatatactcaaaacctggactaatttttttagtcacatagcactactattattctgaacactactgtacttctaCAACTAAACGCATCTATGCAGCAACACCAGTCACATACTGAGCACCAGTGGCTCTTCATCACATCTAAAGCACACTTTCCTTCAAAAGAAGTGTACTCGTATTCAGTCTGCGTAAAAGAACGACTGTCACCAAACTATGCTGAGATTGCGCATATGCCACTCTGTAATATGATGTGGACAAGCAACACAGAGCATGTGTTCATGCTTGTCCCTCAGTGAGGACACTTtggactttgagcttctgatatactcAAAATAGTCTGCAGCGCCCCCTTCAGGACAAAAAAGAGGTGCAAAAGAAGTGTGATTGCTCAAATTTGCTTTCCAATAAAAATCACAAATTGGAACTTTGTGGCACTAAAGCATAGTGAAATACATTTTCATACAATCATTTCAAACAATATGTTTACCACTTATTGTTCACTCCACTGGATTCAAAGGGAGAAAAAGTTGTGTTTCAACCACACCAGAAGGAACATGGGCCCAAACTAAATGTGTGAATTGCATACAATTACTGCAATTAAGTGCATTATATTTTGTGTAAGATTATTCATCTGAACTCCAGCCTCCcccatacacttttttttttttttttggtcatttgctCCTTTAAATTTTTTACCAGCTGGGCTCATTTTTCTCTCTACCTGCAAGTACTGTACCTCTGGAAACAAATCAATCATGGCCAAAATCAGGTGCAACTCATGAATGTGTTGTGTTCAGTATGACAGTTACAATGCCATAAATCAAAAAAAGgtagtgggtgggtgggtggggggggcaaatttattttacaaaaattggtagGGGACATTTTCCAACTGCACATAATTGTtaccagcactttttttttttttttaaatgagggtGGGGTGGGGATCACATGCACTTTACATATATTTTGTGTCCCTTTCTTGCTGAACATTACTTTCTGTTCTTCTGCCTCATCCACAACTTCAAGTGAATACAGATTAATTTTGATGAATTGTTGAGACAGAATGAAGTGACTGATGAAATATAATAATTTTAACCTTAGATCTGGTTATTTTGCTCAAAGTAACCATTAAGTACACACAGCTCGAGCATCTTTGGAAAacagtttggttttgtttttaagtaAGACATTGCTCAAATGCAGTGGAGGGTTGTGAGAATCAGAAGGTTAACATTCTCACTAAATTACAAACTTCTCTGCAGTCTGTTCTTCACTCCTATTAACCATACGTCACCTGACCATTTTTGGCAGTCCTGTTCATTGGTGCCTTCTGGTATGACAAACATTGATAAGATGCATTAACTAATTTTCACTTGCAGTTACTGACCATCATAAAAATGTTGCAGTGATGACAAACTCTGAACCAGCTAATGTTGCAGTATAAACAGTATGATGATTTAACACTTCTATCCAGCTGGAATACATATGATCATGCATGAACACGCTCGGTTAAGACTCACAGTGGTGACATTCTTCAAagttgcaacacttaaaaaaaaaaaaacaacaaaaaaaactttatagCTAAGAAGTGAGACTGAATTTCACAAAGTAATCAATATAACATGAATTAGAAACTTTTAAACCCTTTATTGTACAATAGTACACACAATTTGTACAAATGCTGTTAACAAACATGTAAAAGGGATGTTTGCCCGGGAGCCTGAAAACAACACCTTTGAATTCTGCGCTGAACCTGCATGCAGCAGTAAAGGGAACAAAGTGATGCTGCTCAGAGTGCCATCTGAGATAGACTGGCATGGTGAGTTCCTTTTGACCCAGTTACATCTTAAAAAAACCAAGATGGGCACAAGCGACAAGGTGGATAGTGTCAGTGAGGGAAAGGGACATTTGCTTAAATGACTGaatcaaaacaaaaaagcaaaaaaattctCTGTGTGTTGTAGTGTCGGGGCAGGAGGGGAGTCAAGATGTTCATTTGTTGTTTGGTCCAGGTCTAATGTTTTAAGAAGCTGAGGTGCAGGGTCAGAGGTCATCGGTTGTGGTTTAAGAGCGGGTATACTTCCCCCAGATGTGCAGCATGAAGACTGAGGCAATGAAGAGCAGACTCATCACCAACACTGGCACAGGACCACTGTTACAACAAGAAACAGATTAACACACACATCATGTGCTACAAACCCGGTTACAGCAAGAGTCTTGGTGGCGCGGCTGATTTTATGGATGGGTTTTGGAAATGAGGAGGAGTTCTTATCTCTGAAGGAGGGTGGCAAGTAGCAGCATTGCCATGCCAACCCACCTCCTCCGTGGGACCCCTCCTCCCCTCGTCAGGAGGCTGTAATTGAGTTGACCTTTCAGAGTGGATCCTTTAATGAAGCTTTGAGGCCAGCATCTTAACGCAGACACAAACGTGCTAGATATACAGCGCTGCGCAACGAGTCCACCCTCTTTCGACTGCTGCACAGAAACACTCAATAACTACCACAACACTATCGATCACACATAGTTGCCTGTGGCCAGGGGACAGGATCCGTTCTCTAATACTGGTGGTAGGGCTGCAGGAACAGCAGAAAAGCCCACTTTAAACATGTGCAAATGTGTGCAAGTACAGACACACATACTCCAGTACACGTCATAAAAATTAGCCTATTTTGCTGCACCAGAGGCAAACAAGCTCAATTTCCTCTCATTAAACATTTCTACCATGAAGAGGAAAACATTAATAATGCCATAAGTGAGGGAAATTCTGAGAATTACATCACATATTAAAAGAAGCaagttaaaatgtcaaaaaaaaattaaccaaggTCATTTGGGTTTCTTCCCCCCGACCCAAAACCAAATCCTTTCAAGGAACAGCCGACCAAGTCTGATCCAACATTTAGCCTGAAACAATTTATTggttaactaaaataaataactaaaaatcaTCAAGGCATTTTTCTGCTTTGAGGAACTGATTAATGGAACCATTATATACTTAGTGACTGTATTCACTGGGCATCAAATGATGCTGCCTTTCGACCACAAGCAGAGTTCAAAACAGCCACAGAAAATTTTTCAGTCTCCTTTACACAGAATGACCCTCTGATCTGCTGTCATTCTGCATGCTTTTTACATAGAACCTTCAGAGTTGTCTcagtgtcttggtagcttccctcaccaaCCTTCTTGCAGAATCATTTAGTTTTTAGGAATGGTCTACTGTACTCTGTACCCATACCATTTGTATATTTAGTGACTGAtgaaaatgaagtccaagacatattcaataacttgtaaatgttcatgtatccatcccaacttgtctcaagaaaaccagCTAAGTGATGATTTGAAAATTAATCAATTTGTTCAATTACCTATGGGCTCTGAACATAGAGGAGGACTTCTGTATAAAAATATGCTTGTGATATGTTTTATTAAACACCTTGAATTAAGGCTGAAAATCACCACCACAAGAACACGGGggataaaattatatatatatatatatatatatatatatatatatatatatatgcacgctATCAGAATAGCCACTTACACTTTGAGACCTGGTGAGTCCTCTGTGTAGAAGCGCCACATGCCTCCTGTACCTGCTGAACCTGTGGTCCTGCCAGAGCTGCGTGTACCGCTACTTGTTGCTTTCCTTTGGAACAtgagcacacatgcacaaaaaTATATCAATACTGTCAACCAACAGATcgatctctccctctcacacatacatacacatatacacacatatacatatacacacatatacatatacacacatatacatatacacacatatacacatatacacacatatacacatatacacacatatacacatatacacacatatacacatacacacatacacacatatacacatacacacatatacacatacacacatatacacatacacacatatacacatatacatacatatacacatatacatatatacatatatacatatatatacatatatacatatatacatatatacatatatacatatatacatatacatacatatacatacatatatacatatatacatatacatacatatatacatatacatacatacatatatacatatatatatacatatatacatatacatacatatacatacatatacatatacatacatatatacatatacatacatatacatatatatacatatacatatatatatatacatatacatatacatatacatatatacatacatatacatatatatatatacatacatatacatatacatatatatacatatacatatacatatatacatatacatatacatatatacatatacatatatacatatacatatacataacatatacatacatatacatatatacatacatatacatatatacatacatatacatatatacatacatatacatatatacatacatatacatatatacatacatatacatatatacatacatatacatatatacatacatatacatatatatacatatacatatatacatacatatacatatatacatacatacatatatacatacatatatatatacatacatatatatacatatatatacatatacatatatacatacataactatatatatacatatacatatatacatatacatatatacatatatacatatatacatatatacatatacatacacatatatatatatacatacatatacatattatatacatatatacatatattatatacatatacatatatactacatatacatatatacatatatatatacatatacatatacatagatacatatatatacatatatacatatacatatatacatatatatatacatatatatatacatatatatacatatatatatacaatacatatacatatacatatacatatacatatacatatacacatatacatatacacatatacatatacatatacatatacatatacatatatatacatatacatatacatatacatatacatatatacatatacatatatacatatacatatatatacatatacatatatatacatatacatatatatacatatacatatatatatacatatacatatatatatacatatacatatatacatatacatatacacatatacatatacacatatacatacatatatatatacatatatatatatacatatacatatatatatatatacatatacatatatatatacatatacatatatatatatatacatatatacatatacatatatacatatacatatatacacacacatatacaccccAGTATTTTACACTGTAATCAATTAATCTCAAATACAGTTGGTGAGGAGAGCACTGACTGATTCATGGGCGGTTGACGTAGAAGATGAGAATGAAGAGGTTAATGAGGTACTGAACAAGGCAACTCTAACGGGTACTAATCAGAGAGACGGGTGAGCAAGCCtctgattacacacacacagcacaaacATCTATCTGTTCCTCTAATCTACACATGACACCCAAAAATAAAGAGAGCTGCCATGTGAAAAATCAATTGTATTACAATATGATGACATGAAGAGGCCAGGTCAATGGGGGTGGCATTTAGAAACAAATATGAAGTTgtcaaggcattttttttttccataaggcGCACCGCTATCTCTGCCTGCACACCTTAGATAAAGATGCCTTCACAACTATCATTCATGGCTGTTGCTAACTTTAGTGTACAAATATgtcgtctttttttttcctgtgaccTGAAAATTAAACCACGTAGTGAAGGAGAACATCAGATAACTGTTAAGATGCTGCTGCTAGCTTTGTCAGTGCCACTAAGGACGTTTTTACCTCTGTTCATCTATTTAGACAGGAAAGCAACTGAACCAATTTTGAAGAAACTTTGACGAAATGTAGCTTGTTGCTTTTGCTGTATGATGTTACAAAAAACTGACATTGATTCTCCCCATGACAGTACATTTCAATGTTACCAAATAGGACTTGGAATTCACTTACAATCATGAGGAAAACACACCACACAAGAATAGATCAAATCTATGCAGGAGTCTCCCTTTTCCCTTCTGCAAAACTGCAGATGAAAtgtcatgtttttttctttttcagaaaacCCTTTTCTGttctactccaccatgaagctgatgaactggtgatacaacagacaaaagatgcactccttcagagttgtttgggtgtcttggtgtcttcccCCACAAGCCTCCTTActgcagtttttgagaaatgcttAAATCAGAgagaaagtgaaagtaaaaaagaaaaacagtttgcaaatacaaatacacaatataaataccggtttactggctactactattcctctccttcccatcctctgtcttcctgttaatcCTCCTCccgctgagtgaggagttgtacagtctgatgacctgagggacaaaggagtttttcagtctgttggtcctgcacttgggaaggagcagtctctggctaaagaggttacaatttcttaatgatttatgtaaataaagtgcaAAACACATCCACTGACTTCAAAATGTTGGGGTATCCAGTGACtggcttgtctaaagaaaactgtaatTGATGACTTGTATTTAAAATAATTCTGACATTTAGTTAGTCCAACGACTTactggctctgaaaatggaggcactatgtatacaaatggctgtgcacaggatGACCCAACATGAAATGAATCTGATTCAAAAGGAAATATAGGAAGGACCGTGCTGTCCAGTAGGTGTGTTGATATACTACAACTCTATCCACCCTGATAGTGTTTTCAGTTTCAGTTGTAGAGGTTTGGGCATGTTCAAATCCCCAGTCATCATGACAAGATGACTCAGTTCAACTGAAACAGAAGCTGTCCGAGGATATTTTATCATAAAGTTTGTGCAGCAAGAAATATCCATTCATAGTACATCTGCAAAGTATTGACAgcggcttcactttttccacattttgttatgttaaggccttattccaaaatggactaaatcaacccccccccccccccccccccccaattttttttttttttcacaaaaccccataatgccaACATGAAAgggttttttgtgcaattttttttttttttaaataagcaactaagaaatcactatTCACATCCCATTGcgtagtactttgttgatgcccaTTTatcagcaattacagcatcaagtcttcttgaatatgatgcacctatctctggacagttttgcccatttctctttgcagcacctcttaagctccatcaggttgaatggggagcgtcggtgcacagacattatcagatctctctagagatgttcaatcggatttaagtctgggctctggctgggccactcaaggacattcacagagttgtcctgaagccaatcctctgacatcttggctgtgtgtttagggtcactgctttgctgaaagatgaaccatcaccccagtctgaggtcaaaagcgctctggagcaggttttcatccaggatgtcgctgTACATTGCTATATTCATTTTTCActcaaacctgactagtctcccagttcctgccactgaaaaacatctccactgcatgatgctgccaccaccatgcttcgatctttgtctcatcagaccagagattcCCCCCgtctgagagcccttcaggtgccttttggcaaattccaggtgggctgccatgtgccttttactaaggagtggcttccttctgcccactctaccatacagacctggttggcagagatggttgtccttctggaaggttttcttctttccacagaggaatactggagcctctgacaaagtgaccatcaggttcttggtcacctcctgactaaggcccttttcctctgattgctcagtttagatgggtagccagctctaggaagagtcatccctagatttgtgcctcaagacaatcctgtcttggaagtctacagaaaattcctttgcctttatgcttggtttctgctctaacatacactgtcaactgtggggccttatatgtagaaagGTGTATgcttttccagatcatgtccaatcaactaaatttaccccaggtggactccaatgaagctgtatagacatctcaaggatgaccagtggaaacaggatgcacctgggatcaattttgagcttatgacaaaagctgtgaatacttatgcacatgtgatttcttagttgtttcttttttttttttaatttaataaaaaaaagaaaaacttttttcacatcatcattatggggtattgtgtgcagaattttgaggaaaaaaaaatgaatataatccatttaggaataaggctgtaacataaaattgtggaaaaagcgaagcgctgtgaatccggttgttaagcgctgacgtaatgcatcacgtgataaatctgtttctgggtccaaagacctccaagtttacaattaaagttacgtccatttgatccttttaaggatttacagtttaagtttagtttgtgtttacattgtgcgcaaacctctgtccctcccttctccgcctccacctcagttaaccgcattcgtctggttctatggtcagaacatttaataaaactttttctttcttttactttacatattttattatgcacaggtaaaatgtacgtgtctgtttgttaataaaaaattatttattacaataaacaggacgtctaaaaacccagttaatatatccaggagagttttaggcacaatatacaaagagttttatgttgcgatgttaatgctgttgtccgtgtgcaacagtgtaagtgcagcctgatcagatcgtctcagtgcagttctcaatgttaatgacagtgcgccttttttgtttggagccggaagttgaaaatcacatgatgcgttacgtcacacttaacaaccggatactctccagatgcactgtatagctTGGCTACCAGTCAGTCATAATAACCATATTATGAACATCTAGAAAGCCATAGTTAAACTTTGTGTTGCAGTTTACACCAACAGTGAACAATAAAAGCTGATACAACGACTGTGCACACCAAAAGGCGACCACAGCGGCATCTACGCGAGTGACTTCCATGTTGCTTGCAGTTTCCCCCACTTTCAAAAACTCGATCATACACCCATACAAGTCATGCATAATCATTACCACTGCACACATGCACGGAAAGCGTCtaacacaaacagacacattctgatcatgacGCGACATCCTTTTTCAGACCTACTTAGAGTGTTTTCACTGTTATCAGTATTATGTGCGTGAACCAGACGTTTGGCCATCGGAAAGGCATTGCCAAGTCAACAAGAGCTCACGGAAGCACACATTATACTCTCGCAGATGGCAAAACTTCGTGAGGAAGCCGTGTGATATAGAGTTTGAttaaacagtgaagcatggtcgtGATACAAGGTAAAGATGAAATTAAATGGTGGTGAAGATCCTTATAAAATGCCATCATGTGTGCGTGGACAGAGAGTGAGTTCACTGCCTAGtgttacatatactcaacaaaaatataaacgcaacacttttggttttgctcccattttgtatgagatgaactcaaagatctaaactttttccacatacacaatatcaccatttccctcaaatattgttaacaaaccagtctaaatctgtgatagtgagcacttctcctttgctgagataatccatcccacctcacaggtgtgccataccaagatgctgattagacaccatgattagtgcacaggtgtgccttagactgcccacaataaaaggccactctgaaaggtgcagttttgttttattgggggggggataccagtcagtatctggtgtgaccaccatttgcctcatgcagtgcaacacatctccttcgcatcatccgtgaagagaacacctctccaatgtgccaaacgccagcgaatgtgagcattttcccactcaagttggttacgacgatgaactggagtcaggtcaagaccccgatgaggatgacgagcatgcagatgagcttcccagagatggtttctgacagtttgtgcagaaattctttggttatgcaaaccgattgttccagcagctgtccgagcggctggtctcagacgatcttggaggtgaacatgctggatgtggaggtcctgggctggtgtggttacacgtggtctgcgtttgtgaggctggttggacgtactgccaaattctctgaaacgactttggagacggcttatggtagagacatgaacattcaatacatgagcaacagctctggttgacattcctgctgtcagcatgccaac
The Thalassophryne amazonica chromosome 7, fThaAma1.1, whole genome shotgun sequence genome window above contains:
- the sec61b gene encoding protein transport protein Sec61 subunit beta, which codes for MRIPAASSTNVGASGRSPSKTVAPRAVGSTVRQRKATSSGTRSSGRTTGSAGTGGMWRFYTEDSPGLKVGPVPVLVMSLLFIASVFMLHIWGKYTRS